A region of the Lycium barbarum isolate Lr01 chromosome 1, ASM1917538v2, whole genome shotgun sequence genome:
TTGAAAGAGTATCACGGCATGCCTCTATCTCTGGGACAATTAAAGATTTTACGTGTATGATTTAAACTTGGAACGTGATTTTTAGAACGTTAAAAGGTTCAACAATGTGACATTTGACTACCAAGCATATTAATTGTTTGTATAGATGTGAATGAATCTGTAAATCCCATCTATAAAGGACATATTTTGTAGAATACTAAATCTGATGAAGCTTTATGGTCCTATACATATattcttttaaatttctgcagCAAACCTTGTAAGGAATAATAGAGAGTCCCAGCTTTCTTGGGTAGGGTGTATTATATTGGCAAGTAACGTCTCGATATTCAATGAGATCAGAACCTTGCACCTCAATATGGTGTAGGATCGAGTTGCAACCAGCACAAAGTTTGAAATTTATGGATTGTTCAAAATGAAGCTATTCTGTGAAAGGGTACAAACTAGAGACTAGTCTAAAGTCAAGAGGCTTCATAGAAACTTCCTCTCAATCAGAGCAAAGATACATTCCCTTTTCCTTGTCAAATTCTTGTAAACAGTCACTCTCTGCAATGTTCTCCTTGATCTCCTTCTTATTTTTCATTGACAAAGCATTAAGAATATTCAGATAGGCTGTCATAGCCACCGAATTACCAAGAAAACAGACAATGAGAAAAGAATTCTGGAACACAAATCTGAAGAAGCGCTTCTACATCATTGGTCTCTACCATCAGAAGCACCAGCACCTTCATAAGAAGCCTGATATGAAATCCCAGTTTCCACTCTTTTGTAATCATTTCAAGAGGGTTTCTCATCTTGCTTTGTTAATGTATATATCAAGGTTTCCTTGATTCTATTAGTATATATTATTCTGTATAGATCCTTGTTCTCTAGTTTTTGCTGCAACATATGGTCAGACTAGTACTTTAAAATTACATAGATGTAGATAAAAATATGACCTACTGATGTCTGAAGCCGTTCTCAACAGAATATGAGACTGCTTTGAAGCACTCAACCCCACATAAATTGCCATAAAGAAACATTCTACTGCAGCAGTATCTTTCTGCAGTAATTAACTTTTTGCACATAAATGATCAATGGAGGCAATgtttttacccaaaaaaaataatcCTGCAGTAATTGGGATCACAATGAGCAAAAATCAGCCTTTGTAACAAGGGATTCATAGTGACTTAAGTTCAAACAATAAAGAGGCTTCTTTTGGAGTTGGGCACATTGCTAACATGGAAGGTCTGTTTCAAGCTTTTTCAATACAATTCCAGAGTTAATTTTCCCCAGGTGATATATACACTCAAATTACATTGTTATGCACTCGTAATAACAAAAGCAATTGATTCAACAAGGCATAATCGCACAATGTTTCTAATGCAAATAAATTCCCAATCCACAAACTTCACTGTACAACTTTAATATAACCAGTGATGCAGATCTGGTATTTTCCACTTCAAAAACATCCGAAGAGCGGTTTCTTTGGAGTAGTTTTAGTGGCACGGCATTTTGCTGCAATCTCCTCTGCGGTAAGAAGTTCTTCTCCACGTTTAGCTTCAGTCATCGCTCTTTTTTCTTCTGCTGACTTGTGGAGTAGAGCAATCTTGTTTTTCATTTTCTCAATGTATTCTGCCTTCTTCTTCAACAACTTTTCCTGCTCACCCACAAGATGTTTAAAGGTTAAAATGAGATGAGGACATCTTCTCAAGAAAGCTAGTAGAAGATGAGTTTACAGTACTAGGATATGGTTATTGAAGCATCAATATATATGACTTGTACTAGCTAATATCAAACAGAACCATCAAATAAAATGGAAAGTGAACTCCTATACATGATTAGTCTAACAGGACTATTTGTCGAGAACCCTGAAAATTATTTCCCGGAAGTTTTACTCAAGCATCTAGCATTTCTTCTCACTGAAGAACAGGAAATATGCGGATGTTAGACACTAAAAGAATATTATTGAACTAAGACAAGCAAACAGAACATTTGTGGTATTATGAGATCCCTGTGACTTACAATAACAAAATCACCAGAGGATGTAACTATTGTAACTTGTTAGACTATGGCACATAGCAAAATAGAAGAATGACTTCTCACCTCAGTCTTTTTTAGCTCAGCCTCCAAGCTTGCTTTCTTGCTGTTCTCCCATGCAAGAATTTCAGACACCTTTTTCTGAGCTCTGTCAACAAAGGAAAAACAGACTCAAATTACCAACATCTCCTGTAATTTGGCTAAAAAAGTTGTAATTTTTGGTCTCAAACTTTACTCATTACCTAATATAAAACTACCATAACAAAGCATGTGAATGCAGCTCTCAAATTAGTTGCAG
Encoded here:
- the LOC132639252 gene encoding remorin-like, which gives rise to MGEEEAKKVESGDEKAIVLSTVPPSEQVDDKPDDSKALAIVEPETKAIVPVVEKRGSVDRDATLSRLTTEKRLSLIKAWEESEKSKAENKAQKKVSEILAWENSKKASLEAELKKTEEKLLKKKAEYIEKMKNKIALLHKSAEEKRAMTEAKRGEELLTAEEIAAKCRATKTTPKKPLFGCF